From Saccharomyces kudriavzevii IFO 1802 strain IFO1802 genome assembly, chromosome: 13, a single genomic window includes:
- the FUS2 gene encoding Fus2p (similar to Saccharomyces cerevisiae FUS2 (YMR232W); ancestral locus Anc_8.762) codes for MFKTSYNLYDLNYPTNSSLTPIRDYKNDYFHRHDDKLPEIVRTPSRKLSKRENKVNDKKFTNKRPASLDLHSIVESLSSKRIYSPINTEIFQNVVRLDSSPRVSNSSCGECKFYKVVQELYISEIKYYDNLLIANNVYRKALNADPRFKNKLIKPGSSDELLLFGNIDTIASISKILVSTIKELLLVKQRGKTLDANEWEKIINGNEIQQQLYSTFDISEAFEQHLLRIKSTYMSYFVSHQKQMELFTTLRTNKNNVFNKWYEYCLKEGGCLKLEDILQSPMLRLNEWIDTLETLESCFEDTISLKMGSKLCPTKRKYSLFANKLDTEVSEYESNTMYNFSLTPSEIIQSYDEDQFTHLLKPPDNQNRRKSYYSPQENDPGKRRVPSLLSGSSSYYSDVSGLEIDSNNSSAPIGSDLSEVDEVTDFFTLADHISKFKKVMKNLLELQKHLLKNNLSGIIDSSLRRINAWKKVIECEAPSGAFFEHDNLISTMCSSYIDKLHEQKNQVTILKLTELETNVTIPLAKIIAHCSTIKSKLKDLQALKKDYMLFLQEKKANVRDVKRDLLGMHFQNLQNQMKRELPVFITLIHDTVKCILLNYNDILLKYLEIISGGKKYLQKDLENMSSSDPTGLIKNLDILQCYSKSRYMTKRMVRKDWPFPGDPSGSRVVRKLFEL; via the coding sequence ATGTTTAAGACTTCTTATAACTTGTACGATCTCAACTATCCAACGAACAGTTCATTGACGCCGATTAGAGACTATAAAAATGACTATTTTCATAGACACGATGACAAATTACCTGAAATAGTCAGAACCCCCAGTAGAAAGTTATCCAAACGCGAAAACAAAGTCAATGATAAGAAATTCACTAATAAACGACCAGCAAGCCTTGACTTGCATTCCATAGTGGAAAGTTTGAGTAGCAAAAGAATTTATTCACCTATCAATACAGAGATATTTCAGAATGTGGTCAGGTTGGATTCAAGCCCTCGAGTTTCTAACTCTTCCTGTGGGGAATGCAAGTTTTATAAGGTTGTGCAGGAGCTGTACATTTCTGAGATTAAATACTATGATAATCTGCTGATAGCCAATAATGTGTACAGAAAAGCGTTAAACGCTGACCCTAGATTCAAGAACAAACTAATCAAACCTGGTTCAAGTGACGAGCTATTACTCTTTGGAAATATTGACACCATTGCCTCAATTAGCAAAATACTTGTATCGACAATAAAAGAATTGCTTCTGGTCAAACAACGTGGGAAGACCCTAGATGCAAATGAatgggaaaaaataatcaatgGCAATGAGATCCAACAACAGCTATATTCAACTTTTGATATTTCAGAGGCATTCGAGCAACATTTGTTGAGAATTAAATCAACTTATATGAGTTATTTCGTCAGTCATCAAAAACAGATGGAGCTATTCACTACATTGAGAAcgaacaaaaataatgtcTTTAACAAGTGGTATGAATATTGTTTAAAAGAAGGTGGCTGCTTAAAATTAGAGGATATCTTACAGAGCCCAATGTTGAGGTTAAATGAATGGATTGATACTTTGGAAACTTTAGAAAGTTGTTTCGAGGATAcaatatctttgaaaatggGTTCAAAACTGTGTccaacaaaaagaaaatattctttgTTCGCCAATAAGCTAGACACTGAGGTCTCTGAATACGAGAGTAATACCATGTATAATTTCAGTTTAACTCCATCAGAGATCATACAAAGTTATGATGAAGACCAGTTTACTCATCTTTTAAAGCCTCCTGACAACcaaaacagaagaaaaagttacTATTCTCCACAAGAAAATGATCCTGGTAAGCGCAGGGTTCCTTCTCTCCTCTCTGGTTCATCAAGTTACTACTCGGATGTTTCTGGACTAGAAATTGATAGCAATAATTCAAGTGCTCCAATTGGAAGTGATCTTTCAGAAGTGGATGAAGTAAcagatttttttactttagCGGACCATATTagtaaattcaaaaaagttatgaaaaatttgttggAATTACAAAAGCActtattgaaaaacaatCTTTCAGGTATTATTGACTCCAGTTTGAGAAGAATAAATGCATGGAAAAAAGTTATTGAGTGCGAAGCACCTTCTGGtgcattttttgaacacGATAACCTAATATCTACGATGTGTTCATCGTACATAGACAAACTACATGAACAGAAAAATCAAGTGACTATTTTGAAGCTGACAGAACTTGAAACCAATGTGACTATTCCACTTGCAAAAATTATAGCCCATTGTAGCACCATTAAAAGTAAACTAAAGGATTTACAAGCTCTGAAGAAAGATTACATGCTATttttgcaagaaaagaaggcaaACGTTCGGGATGTAAAGCGTGACTTGCTGGGGATgcattttcaaaacttgCAAAACCAAATGAAGAGAGAGTTACCGGTCTTTATCACCTTGATCCATGATACTGTTAAATGTATCTTACTGAATTATAACGATATTCTCCTAAAATATCTAGAAATTATTTCtggtggaaaaaaatacctgCAAAAGGATCTCGAGAATATGTCTTCAAGCGATCCTACAGGCCTAATTAAGAATCTTGATATCTTACAGTGCTACTCTAAATCACGATACATGACAAAACGCATGGTAAGAAAAGATTGGCCTTTCCCTGGAGATCCTAGTGGAAGCCGTGTTGTCAGAAAATTATTTGAACTATAA
- the TRI1 gene encoding Tri1p (similar to Saccharomyces cerevisiae TRI1 (YMR233W) and UAF30 (YOR295W); ancestral locus Anc_8.764) encodes MADINKYIPMVDAILSASNPDEISPKRVRKALQILFSVDLDSQRKVINELILERFGVMQENPRVLVPRNDLINRDQELALKLQKEGERLLRSTRKRKSKSESKPKRKKRKNENADSNSISVRKVLLSLPLREFLGTEELPRTQVVKMIWQYIKEHNLQNPNDRREIICDKKMEPIFGKKMTMFSMNKLLTKHLFNTNEIVKHEEEQETKLPKNEIKSEDELLPNASA; translated from the coding sequence ATGGCCGACATCAATAAATATATTCCTATGGTTGATGCAATATTAAGTGCATCCAACCCTGATGAAATAAGCCCGAAAAGAGTGAGGAAGGCccttcaaattcttttttcagtCGATTTGGACTCTCAAAGGAAAGTAATTAATGAATTAATTCTTGAAAGGTTTGGCGTTATGCAAGAGAATCCGAGAGTATTAGTTCCAAGAAACGATCTCATCAACCGAGATCAAGAACTGGCTTTGAAGTTGCAGAAGGAGGGAGAAAGACTTCTGAGGTcaacaaggaaaagaaagagcaAAAGTGAAAGTAAACCAaaacgaaagaaaaggaagaatgaaaatgcgGATTCTAACAGCATTTCAGTTCGTAAGGTTCTTTTATCGCTTCCTCTGCGAGAGTTTCTCGGAACTGAAGAACTGCCAAGAACACAAGTGGTAAAGATGATATGGCAATATATCAAGGAGCACAACTTACAAAACCCAAATGATCGTAGAGAAATCATATGTGACAAAAAGATGGaacccatttttggtaaaaaaatgacaatgTTCTCAATGAATAAACTTTTAACTAAACACTTGTTTAATACCAATGAAATTGTCAAGCATGAGGAAGAGCAAGAAACAAAGCTTCCCAAGAATGAAATCAAGTCGGAAGATGAACTTCTTCCAAATGCCAGCGCTTGA
- the TAF9 gene encoding chromatin modification protein (similar to Saccharomyces cerevisiae TAF9 (YMR236W); ancestral locus Anc_8.771) produces MNSGSKTISKKNSAGSASETGTGPAQEDTPRDVRLLHLLLASQSIHQYEDQVPLQLMDFAHRYTQGVLKDALVYNDYAGSSNTAGSSLGVEDIRLAIAARTQYQFKPTAPKELMLQLAAERNKKALPQVMGTWGVRLPPEKYCLTAKEWDLEDSEST; encoded by the coding sequence ATGAACAGTGGAAGCAAGaccatttcaaaaaaaaactctgCAGGTTCGGCATCAGAGACCGGTACGGGCCCGGCACAGGAGGATACCCCCAGAGATGTGCGTCTTCTGCACTTGCTGCTGGCATCGCAGTCGATTCACCAATATGAAGACCAGGTGCCACTACAACTAATGGACTTCGCACACAGATACACCCAGGGCGTTCTTAAGGATGCGTTGGTTTACAACGACTACGCTGGCAGCAGCAATACTGCGGGCAGTAGCCTCGGTGTGGAGGACATACGGCTTGCCATCGCTGCCAGGACACAATACCAGTTCAAACCTACCGCGCCCAAAGAGCTTATGTTACAATTGGCTGCAGAGAGGAACAAGAAAGCCCTACCGCAAGTCATGGGTACGTGGGGTGTGAGGCTGCCTCCCGAGAAATATTGTCTCACAGCAAAGGAGTGGGACCTCGAGGATTCGGAGTCTACGTGA
- the RNA1 gene encoding GTPase-activating protein RNA1 (similar to Saccharomyces cerevisiae RNA1 (YMR235C); ancestral locus Anc_8.769) — MATLHFVPQHEEDRVYSISGKALKLTTDDDIKPYLQELAKLKTCTKLDLSGNTIGTEASEALAEFIANTAQVRDSLVEVNFADLYTSRLVDEVVDSLKFLLPVLLKCPKLEIVNFSDNAFGLRTIELLENYIAHAVNIKHLILSNNGMGPFAGERIGKALFHLAQNKKAASKPFLETFICGRNRLENGSAVYLALGLKSHSEGLKVVKLYQNGIRPKGVATLIHYGLQYLKALEIFDLQDNTFTKHASFILAKALPTWKDSLYELNLNDCLLKTTGSDEVFKVFTKVKFSNLHVLKFEYNEMSQDTIESYFLPAMEKGNLPKLEKLEINGNRLDEDSDALDLLQSKFDDLEVDDLEEADSEEEEDDDDDDDDEDEKLEEIETEKLEKELLEVQVDDLAERLAGTEIN; from the coding sequence ATGGCTACTTTGCATTTTGTTCCCCAACACGAGGAAGACCGTGTTTACTCCATTTCGGGGAAAGCACTCAAGTTAACTACCGATGACGATATCAAGCCATACTTGCAAGAACTGGCTAAATTAAAAACCTGCACCAAATTGGACCTTTCAGGTAACACTATTGGTACTGAAGCTTCCGAAGCATTAGCTGAATTTATTGCTAATACCGCTCAGGTCAGGGACTCTTTGGTTGAAGTGAATTTTGCTGATTTGTACACCTCGAGGTTGGTTGATGAAGTCGTGGACTCATTGAAGTTCTTGCTGCCTGTTTTGTTGAAATGTCCTAAGTTGGAGATTGTTAATTTTTCCGATAATGCCTTTGGGCTAAGAACCATCGAGTTACTAGAAAATTATATCGCACATGCTGTGAACATTAAACATTTGATCTTGAGTAACAACGGCATGGGTCCCTTTGCTGGTGAAAGAATTGGTAAGGCTCTATTTCACCTGGCTCAAAATAAGAAGGCTGCTTCCAAGCCATTCTTGGAAACTTTTATCTGTGGTAGAAATAGGCTGGAGAATGGTTCTGCAGTGTACTTGGCCCTAGGTTTGAAGAGTCACTCTGAAGGCCTGAAAGTCGTAAAGCTATACCAAAACGGTATTAGGCCTAAAGGCGTCGCTACTTTGATTCATTACGGTTTACAATACTTGAAAGCCTTAGAAATCTTCGATCTGCAAGACAACACCTTCACCAAGCATGCTTCTTTTATTCTCGCTAAGGCTTTGCCTACTTGGAAAGATAGTTTATACGAATTGAATCTGAATGACTGTCTTTTGAAGACTACTGGCTCAGATGAAGTCTTTAAAGTATTCACAAAGGTTAAGTTCTCTAACTTGcatgttttgaaattcgAATACAATGAAATGTCTCAAGACACCATCGAATCATACTTCTTGCCTGCTAtggaaaaaggaaacttACCTAAATTAGAAAAACTAGAAATCAATGGTAACAGATTAGACGAAGATTCCGACGCTTTAGACTTACTACAAAgcaaatttgatgatttggaGGTTGATGATTTAGAAGAAGCCGATAGtgaagaggaggaagacgacgacgacgacgacgacgacgaagatgaaaaactcGAGGAAATTGAAACCGAAAAACTCGAAAAGGAATTGCTGGAGGTTCAAGTGGATGACCTCGCTGAACGTCTAGCTGGAACTGAGATCAATTAA
- the PEP5 gene encoding tethering complex subunit PEP5 (similar to Saccharomyces cerevisiae PEP5 (YMR231W); ancestral locus Anc_8.761), with protein MSLSSWRQFQLFENIPIKDPNFGGNSLLYSDPTLCAAAIVDTLTLVIAVNSSVIKIVKLDQSQVIHEFQSFPHEFQITFLKVIGGEFLVALGESIGKPSLIRVFKLEKLPSKEQTYHSQVELKNGNNTYPISVVSISNDLSCMVVGFINGKIILIRGDISRDRGSQQRIIYEDPSKEPITALFLNNDATACFAATTSRILLFNTTGRNRGRPSLVLNPKNGLDLNCGAFNSATNEFICCLSNFIEFFNTSGKKHQFAFDLSLRKRIFCVDKDHILIVTEETGGPTTSISVNELSATVINRVFIIDTKNKIISLNFVVSSAIIDVFSTSQSGENITYLLTSEGVMHRITTKPLENQISIIIQKELYPFALQLAKQYSLPSLDIQEIHKKYGDYLFKKGLKKEATDQYIRCLDVVETSEVISKFGVKEVPDPESMKNLADYLWSLIRNSIAQRDHITLLLIVLIKLKDVEGIDSFIEHFDRNGKWNEDVVIDDMDDTTFFYSDNDFFDMDLILELLKESDFKRLSYRLAKKYSKDSLIIVDILLNLLHNPMKAIKYIKSLPIDETLRCLVTYSKKLLAESPNETNALLIKVFTGKFKPSTFEVELERRDTTAEFSESIRTVFYSYKTFFNYMNSNVKSDAMSEFSGASNETEEPTYHPPKPSIVFSSFVSKPFEFVVFLEACLACYQQYEGFDEDRQVILATLYDLYLSLAQEDVPERKNDWRSRATAVLSESNKLVYSSIAATGKRVDNSIMLLISHMDQNDPSAEDKTTIIDIASFANDNSEMDLLSIFRAMTLNEEPGTCLKFLGRYRAEEPKLLQVALNYFVSNKLVFKEMGGNEVLKEKVLRPIIEGERMSLLDIIKALSRTNVAHFGLIQDIIIDHVKREDLEIKRNEKLIESYDKELNEKKEKLKGTINSDQPIHVPLKNQVCFMCNLKLEIPVVFFKCGHIYHQHCLNEEEDTLKNERKLFKCPKCLVELETSNKLYEAQREVVEKNDLLDFALNSEEGSKDRFKVITEFLGRGAICYSDITIQ; from the coding sequence atgtCGCTGAGCTCCTGGAGGCAATTCcaactctttgaaaatattccCATAAAGGATCCTAATTTTGGTGGAAATTCCCTATTATATTCAGATCCAACCCTTTGTGCAGCTGCAATAGTGGATACTTTGACCTTAGTCATAGCTGTAAACTCAAGTGTCATAAAAATAGTCAAATTAGATCAATCGCAAGTAATACATGAATTTCAATCATTTCCTCATGAATTCCAAATCACGTTCCTTAAAGTTATTGGCGGCGAATTCTTAGTAGCACTAGGTGAATCCATAGGCAAACCTTCTCTAATAAGAGTATTCAAATTAGAGAAATTACCGAGTAAGGAACAAACATACCATTCACAAGTTGAGTTGAAAAACGGCAACAATACATATCCTATTTCTGTTGTTTCCATATCTAATGATCTTTCGTGTATGGTAGTTGGATTTattaatggaaaaattatcCTGATCAGGGGTGATATTTCAAGAGACAGAGGTTCCCAACAGAGAATCATATACGAGGACCCAAGTAAGGAGCCAATAACAGCTTTATTCCTTAACAATGATGCAACAGCCTGTTTTGCGGCTACAACTTCAAGGATTCTTTTGTTTAACACAACTGGTAGAAACAGAGGTCGTCCAAGTTTGGTTTTAAATCCCAAGAACGGGTTGGACCTGAACTGCGGAGCATTTAATTCAGCAACGAACGAATTTATCTGCTGTTTGAGcaactttattgaattttttaacACTAGTGGAAAAAAGCATCAATTCGCGTTTGACTTATCACTAAGAAAGAGAATATTCTGTGTGGATAAAGACCACATTCTAATTGTCACTGAGGAAACAGGTGGCCCAACCACATCCATAAGTGTCAATGAGCTGTCAGCCACAGTAATAAACCGAGTATTTATCATCGATACCAAAAATAAGATAATCTCCTTAAATTTTGTTGTTTCCAGTGCAATTATCGACGTTTTTTCCACTTCTCAAAGCGGTGAAAACATCACATATTTATTGACCTCTGAAGGAGTAATGCACAGGATAACTACTAAACCTTTGGAGAATCAAATCAGTATCATCATCCAAAAAGAACTGTATCCGTTTGCTTTACAATTAGCAAAACAGTACTCATTGCCATCTCTGGATATTCAAGAGATTCACAAAAAGTATGGTGATTATCTTTTTAAAAAGGGCCTCAAGAAGGAGGCAACTGACCAGTACATTCGGTGCTTGGACGTAGTGGAAACCAGTGAAgtcatttcaaaatttggtgTCAAAGAAGTTCCTGATCCGGAGagtatgaaaaatttggcGGATTATCTCTGGTCTTTGATCAGAAATTCCATTGCACAACGCGATCACATAACTCTATTGCTTATCGTGTTaataaaattgaaagatgTCGAGGGAATTGATAGTTTTATTGAGCATTTCGACAGAAATGGCAAGTGGAATGAAGATGTTGTGATAGACGATATGGATGACacgacatttttttattcagataatgatttttttgatatggATCTTATCCTAgaacttttgaaagagtCCGATTTTAAACGTCTCTCATATAGGCTTGCAAAGAAGTATTCAAAGGATTCACTAATTATTGTAgatattttattgaatctGTTGCATAATCCCATGAAAGCTATAAAATACATTAAGAGTTTACCAATTGATGAAACCCTCAGATGTCTTGTGACATACTCGAAGAAATTATTGGCAGAGTCTCCCAATGAAACTAATGCTCTACTGATCAAAGTTTTCACAGGCAAGTTCAAACCTTCGacttttgaagttgaaTTGGAGCGTAGAGACACCACGGCAGAATTTTCCGAGAGTATCAGAACAGTGTTTTATAGTTACAagacttttttcaattacaTGAACTCTAACGTTAAATCCGATGCAATGAGCGAGTTCTCAGGAGCATCAAACGAAACAGAAGAGCCTACATACCATCCACCTAAGCCGTCTATTGTTTTTAGCTCATTTGTTTCAAAACCTTTCGAATTCGTTGTTTTCTTAGAAGCTTGTTTGGCATGCTATCAGCAGTACGAGggatttgatgaagatagaCAAGTCATTTTAGCAACTTTATATGACTTATACTTAAGCCTGGCGCAAGAAGATGTGCCTGAACGTAAAAATGATTGGCGTTCAAGAGCAACTGCTGTTCTAAGCGAGAGTAACAAATTGGTATATTCTAGTATCGCTGCTACTGGAAAAAGAGTGGATAACTCAATAATGCTGTTGATATCCCATATGGATCAAAATGATCCTTCAGCAGAAGATAAAACCACGATTATTGATATAGCATCATTTGCTAATGATAATTCCGAAATGGATTTACTAAGTATCTTTAGGGCTATGACACTTAATGAAGAACCAGGTACATGCCTCAAATTTCTGGGAAGGTATCGAGCAGAAGAGCCAAAGCTTCTACAGGTAGCATTAAACTATTTTGTTTCGAATAAACTGGTATTTAAGGAGATGGGTGGCAATGAAGTgcttaaagaaaaagtgtTAAGGCCTATCATTGAAGGGGAAAGAATGTCATTGCTCGATATAATTAAAGCACTTTCCCGTACAAATGTAGCACACTTTGGGTTGATACAAGATATAATCATTGATCATGTAAAAAGGGAAGATTTAGAGATTAAGAGGAATGAAAAACTAATTGAATCTTATGATAAAGAGCTaaacgaaaaaaaggaaaaattgaagggTACCATCAACTCAGATCAACCTATCCACGTACCTCTGAAGAATCAGGTATGTTTCATGTGCAATTTGAAGTTAGAAATTCCCGTTGTCTTTTTCAAGTGTGGACACATTTACCATCAACATTGTTTaaacgaagaagaggatactctaaaaaatgaaagaaagctTTTCAAATGTCCGAAGTGCCTAGTGGAGTTAGAAACGTCCAACAAACTTTACGAAGCTCAACGTGAAGTGGTTGAAAAGAACGATCTTTTGGATTTTGCACTGAACAGTGAAGAAGGTAGCAAAGACCGCTTCAAAGTGATAACAGAGTTTTTAGGTAGAGGTGCCATCTGCTATTCTGACATCACTATACAGTGA
- the RPS10B gene encoding 40S ribosomal protein eS10 (similar to Saccharomyces cerevisiae RPS10B (YMR230W) and RPS10A (YOR293W); ancestral locus Anc_8.760), with amino-acid sequence MLMPKQERNKIHQYLFQEGVVVAKKDFNQAKHEEIDTRNLYVIKALQSLTSKGYVKTQFSWQYYYYTLTEEGVEYLREYLNLPEHIVPGTYIQERNPTQRPQRRY; translated from the exons ATGTTGATGCCaaagcaagaaagaaacaaaatcCACCAATACTTGTTTCAAG AAGGTGTTGTCGTCGCCAAGAAGGATTTTAACCAAGCCAAGCACGAAGAAATTGACACCAGGAACTTGTATGTCATCAAGGCTTTGCAATCCTTGACTTCCAAGGGTTACGTCAAAACCCAATTCTCATGGCAATACTATTACTACACCTTAACTGAAGAAGGTGTCGAATACTTGAGAGAATACTTGAACTTACCTGAACACATTGTCCCAGGTACCTacattcaagaaagaaaccCAACTCAAAGACCACAAAGAAGATACTAA
- the RNH1 gene encoding RNA-DNA hybrid ribonuclease (similar to Saccharomyces cerevisiae RNH1 (YMR234W); ancestral locus Anc_8.766), whose amino-acid sequence MARQGGFYAVRKGRETGIFNTWDECKNQVNGYGGAVFKKFDNYNQAMSFVGHSNNASNHASLGRSGSHHVSRPHSAQKRFHGKNLSPSPYSSLASSSISSLRSANKNAYYSVKSSFPDVESKIFDNWKDCQDYVKHKRGVTFKKFEDQSAAEDFINGVSACDYTLMNIPRDVFESRYKLSSNIIYDKSMNVYCDGSSFGNGTSSSRAGYGAYFEGAPEENISEPLMSGAQTNNRAEIEAVSEALKKIWDNLTNGNDKVKYQIKTDSEYVAKLLNDRYVTYDDKKLKGLPNSDLIIPLVERFVKVKKFYELNKECLKNNGEFQIEWVKGHDGDPGNEMADFLAKSGASRR is encoded by the coding sequence ATGGCAAGACAGGGAGGGTTCTATGCTGTTCGAAAGGGCAGAGAAACCGGCATCTTCAACACATGGGATGAGTGCAAGAACCAAGTGAATGGTTATGGTGGCGCAGTATTCAAGAAGTTTGACAATTACAACCAAGCCATGTCTTTTGTAGGCCATTCAAATAATGCATCGAATCACGCAAGTTTAGGCCGCTCTGGAAGCCATCATGTTAGTAGACCTCATAGCGCTCAGAAGCGATTCCATGGGAAAAATCTGTCGCCATCTCCCTATTCGTCATTAgcatcatcatcaatatcttcattgCGCTCTGCCAACAAGAACGCATATTATTCGGTGAAGAGTAGCTTTCCAGATGTTGAAAGCAAGATCTTTGATAACTGGAAAGACTGTCAAGACTATGTTAAGCATAAGAGGGGTGTAACATTCAAGAAGTTTGAAGATCAATCAGCTGCAGAAGACTTCATTAATGGAGTTAGCGCATGCGATTATACGCTTATGAATATTCCCAGGGACGTTTTCGAATCTAGATATAAACTTTCCAGCAATATCATATATGATAAATCCATGAACGTTTATTGCGATGGTTCAAGCTTCGGCAATGGTACATCATCATCGAGGGCAGGCTATGGTGCATATTTTGAAGGAGCACCTGAGGAAAACATTTCTGAACCCTTGATGTCAGGAGCTCAAACTAATAACAGGGCTGAAATCGAGGCTGTTTCAGAGgccttgaagaaaatatggGATAATCTGACTAACGGAAATGACAAAGTAAAATACCAAATCAAGACCGATTCAGAGTACGTAGCTAAGTTATTAAATGATAGATACGTGACATATGATGACAAAAAGCTCAAAGGGTTGCCTAATTCCGATCTGATTATTCCTTTAGTGGAGAGATTTGTTAAAGTTAAGAAATTCTATGAATTGAATAAGGAATGCCTCAAGAATAATGGCGAATTTCAGATTGAATGGGTTAAAGGGCATGATGGTGATCCAGGTAATGAAATGGCAGATTTTCTGGCTAAGAGTGGGGCGTCAAGAAGATAa